The sequence below is a genomic window from Wyeomyia smithii strain HCP4-BCI-WySm-NY-G18 chromosome 1, ASM2978416v1, whole genome shotgun sequence.
TTTTCTCGGGCTCGCTCTCCTATGCGGTGGTTGAACGTATATCGGTCCCCAATAGTCAATACCGGTTGTTGAAAAGGGTCTAGCCGCAGTGATTCTTGCTGCTGGACGATCAGCCATGAACTGTTCAACGCGTTTTGGACGAGCGCGGAAACAAACATCGCAATtctgaacaattttcttgaccaGCCTCCTGGCCCCTGTGATCCAATAGCGCAGGCGAAGTAAACTAATTAGCAACTGAGGGGCGGCATGTAAGTTTCTCACATGGTAGCTACATACTAGCAGTGCCGATAGAGGGTGTGACGAGGGAAGAATAATTTGGTGCTTGCTGTCGTAAGATTGTTGCGAGTGAGACAGTCGTCCCCCTATTCGAAGCAACTGTTCGGGGCTCAAGAAAGGAGAGAACCACTTGAGTCGAGACTTGTTTGCTACTGGTTTCTGCTGCTGTAAAGCTGATACTTCTGCTCCGTACACTTGGTTTTGCACCAACCTTATTAGGGTGTGCTCTGCTTGGCGGATTTCATCGGCGGTGAGAATATGCGCAGTTGAGCGGAGTTTTGGGTCGAGCTTGTAGTTCTTTAACATTCTTTGGAAATATGCCGTTGCTTCAAGCAACCTTTGATAGTTGGAGAATCTGCTAACATATAAATCGACAAACGAAAGTGCAGTTGCTGCGTGAAAGTGGTTATCGTTTTCCGCATTTCATTCGTACATTCTGGTGGTAAATCATCTTCTTGCTGATTCATTGGCCATGCGTCTTGTTCAGATGCAACCATTGTGGACCATTCCACCAGAGTTCGCTGCTAAGAATAATTTCAGCTGTGATTCCTCTTGAAATATAATCAGCTGGATTTTGCAAACCTGCTACGTGTCTCCACGTGCATTTTTGGGTAGCCAACTGTATCTTCGAGACACGGTTCGCTACGAAGGTGTTCCATTTGGACGGAGAAGCCTGGAGCCAGCTTAACACAGTTGTCGAGTCAACCCAGAAAAAGGTTTCTGCGTTCAGGCGCAGAGATGCTAGTACCTTCTTGTATAATTCAGCGGCGAGAAGTGCCCCACACAGTTCCAGTCGTGGGATTGATCGCTTTTCAAGAGGAGCGACTCTAGATTTTGCAGTCAATAATGCAACATTGACGTGACCAGCAGAGTTTTCTGATCGAAGATACGCGCATGCTCCGTATGCTAACTCAGATGCATCCGAAAACAAATGCAATTGCACTGAGGTCCAATTGAGACATAAGGCAAACCGATTGATGTTGAGTTGGTTTAGGAGGGGCAGCTGTGTGTGGTAAACGGTCCAGCGATTTTGTAGCGTAGAGGGTAGTTCCCTGTTCCAGCTCCATATATTTCCGTGTTCATCCTTTAGCGTCCATAGCGCTTGCATAAATAGTTTTGCCGTTGTCACAGCCGGACCCACCAAACCAAGTGGATCAAAAAGTTGTGCAATATAAGATAGAGCAATGCGTTTTGTGAGTGCAACCGTCGAGTCCGGCTTAGGTAATTTAACATTATATTTAAGAATGTCAGTAGTGGGTTCCCAGTGAATCCCAAGTGTCTTGATGCATTGGCCACGGTCCAAGTCAACTGAATGCTGAATCGCTCTATTTTCAATTGGAATGTCCGCCAACACTGCAGGCTTGTTTGATGCCCATTTGCGGAGTTGAAAGCCTCCTTTTGCCAAAATCGTCTCAAGCTGATTTCTGAGAGTGATCGCGTCGGTTTCAGTGCTGCTGCCGGAAAATAAATCGTCCACGTAAAAATCCTTACGTAACACGCTTGCTGCTTCAGGAAAGTCATTCTGTTCATCGTCAGCTAGTTTCTGCAAAACTCGTGTGGCTAAAAATGGTGCACTAGCCGTCCCGTAAGTCACGGTTTTCAACTCGTAAGTATCGAGAGGGTCTTCCGGTGAATTTCTCCAAATTATGCGCTGCAGAGGAGTGTCACGCTCATCAACTAAAATTTGTCGATACATCTGTTTAATGTCTGCAATTAGCATAACGGGATGGATTCTAGAGCGCATAATGATGGAACGAAGATCATCTTGTACGATTGGCCCCACTAACAATGCATCGTTCAGTGATGGGCCTTTGGGCGTTTCGCACGAAGCATCGAATACTACCCGTACTTTAGTTGTGGTGCTTTCTTCCTTTATAACCGCATGATGAGGTAGATGGTAAATCGAGTGTCTTGAATCGTCGTGTGTAACACGTTGCATATGGTCTAAATCTTCATATTCGCGCATGAAATCACTATACTGTTTGCAGAGCGTTGGGTTTCGCTGGAGTCGGTTTTCAGGTAAATGGAATCGGCGGATAGCAGTTTTGCGATTATCACCAAGAGTTT
It includes:
- the LOC129716842 gene encoding uncharacterized protein LOC129716842 gives rise to the protein MLKNYKLDPKLRSTAHILTADEIRQAEHTLIRLVQNQVYGAEVSALQQQKPVANKSRLKWFSPFLSPEQLLRIGGRLSHSQQSYDSKHQIILPSSHPLSALLVCSYHVRNLHAAPQLLISLLRLRYWITGARRLVKKIVQNCDVCFRARPKRVEQFMADRPAARITAARPFSTTGIDYWGPIYVQPPHRRASPRKTYVAVFVCFCTKAVHLELVADLTTAKCLQSLRRFVARRGLCSDIYSDNGRNFIGAANELRKLIQSEQHRMALQQECASQGIRWHFNPPLASHFGGLWESAINSAQKHFLRVLGYQTLSYDDTETLLS
- the LOC129716843 gene encoding uncharacterized protein LOC129716843; the protein is MQRVTHDDSRHSIYHLPHHAVIKEESTTTKVRVVFDASCETPKGPSLNDALLVGPIVQDDLRSIIMRSRIHPVMLIADIKQMYRQILVDERDTPLQRIIWRNSPEDPLDTYELKTVTYGTASAPFLATRVLQKLADDEQNDFPEAASVLRKDFYVDDLFSGSSTETDAITLRNQLETILAKGGFQLRKWASNKPAVLADIPIENRAIQHSVDLDRGQCIKTLGIHWEPTTDILKYNVKLPKPDSTVALTKRIALSYIAQLFDPLGLVGPAVTTAKLFMQALWTLKDEHGNIWSWNRELPSTLQNRWTVYHTQLPLLNQLNINRFALCLNWTSVQLHLFSDASELAYGACAYLRSENSAGHVNVALLTAKSRVAPLEKRSIPRLELCGALLAAELYKKVLASLRLNAETFFWVDSTTVLSWLQASPSKWNTFVANRVSKIQLATQKCTWRHVAGLQNPADYISRGITAEIILSSELWWNGPQWLHLNKTHGQ